From Garra rufa chromosome 19, GarRuf1.0, whole genome shotgun sequence, the proteins below share one genomic window:
- the taok1b gene encoding serine/threonine-protein kinase TAO1 has product MPATSRAGSLKDPEIAELFFKEDPEKLFTDLREIGHGSFGAVYFARDARTAEVVAIKKMSYSGKQSNEKWQDIIKEVKFLQRIQHPNSIEYKGCYLREHTAWLVMEYCLGSASDLLEVHKKPLQEIEIAAITHGALQGLAYLHSHNMIHRDIKAGNILLTEPGQVKLADFGSASIASPANSFVGTPYWMAPEVILAMDEGQYDGKVDIWSLGITCIELAERKPPLFNMNAMSALYHIAQNESPTLQSSEWTDYFRNFVDSCLQKIPQDRPHSEDLLQHAFVLRERPESVLIDLILRTKDAVRELDNLQYRKMKKILFQEAHNGPTTETQEGDEEPEHGAGRTGTVSSVGSNQSIPSMSISASSQSSSVNSIPDAADDKSDLDLEKDHTVMSNSSVIHLKPEEQEVYPEDPETRPHPSEAQAAPAQPPQRKHHRNREHFATIRTASLVTRQMQEHEQDSELREQMSGYKRMRRQHQKHLMALENKLKAEMDEHRLRLDKELEAQRNSFAAEMEKLVKKNQASIEKDAKSFANDEKKFQQHIQAQQKKELSSFLESQKREYKLRKEQLKEELNENQSTPKKEKQEWLSKQKENFQHYQAEEEANLLRRQRQYLELECRRFKRRILTAKHNVEQDLVREELNKRQTQKDLEHAMLLRHHESMQELEVRQLGTIQKMRTELIRLQHQTELTNQLEYNKRRERELRRKHVMEVRQQPKSLKSKELQIKKQFQDTCKIQTRQYKALRNHLLETTPKSDHKAVLKRLKEEQTRKLAILAEQYDHSINDMLSTQALRLDEAQEAECQVLKMQLQQELELLNAYQSKIKMQTDAQHDRERKELEQRVSLRRALLEQKIEEEMVTLQNERSERIRSLLEKQARETEAFDSESMRLGFSNMVLSSLASSDGHSHSFPGAQSNWGSQHGAGSQGSHWSGHHSGSQHGHHHHHHHHHHHHPSHSDSIQQPWGHGLPSGGTPPWVHHGSGGSQRSSGGSGGLRNSPQAVRRATSGGRSEQGMSRSASIASQISNGSHLSYT; this is encoded by the exons CTTGTCATGGAGTACTGTTTGGGCTCTGCCTCTGACCTCCTTGAAG TGCACAAGAAGCCCCTTCAGGAAATTGAAATTGCAGCAATTACCCATGGTGCTTTGCAGGGCCTTGCATACCTTCATTCCCATAACATGATTCACAG GGATATCAAAGCTGGGAACATCCTGCTGACCGAGCCTGGACAAGTCAAACTGGCAGATTTTGGTTCTGCCTCCATTGCCTCTCCAGCCAACTCTTTTGTGGGGACACCATATTG GATGGCCCCTGAAGTGATTTTAGCTATGGACGAGGGACAATATGACGGAAAGGTTGACATCTGGTCTCTTGGGATCACCTGCATAGAACTAG CGGAAAGGAAACCTCCTCTGTTTAACATGAATGCGATGAGTGCCTTATACCACATAGCGCAGAATGAGAGCCCTACGCTGCAATCAAGTGAATG GACGGATTATTTTAGAAATTTTGTTGACTCTTGCCTTCAGAAAATCCCTCAAGACAGACCACACTCTGAGGATCTGTTGCAG CATGCCTTTGTCCTGCGAGAGAGGCCAGAATCTGTTCTGATAGACTTAATTTTGCGGACAAAAGATGCGGTCCGAGAGCTGGATAACCTGCAGTACCGCAAAATGAAGAAGATCCTCTTTCAGGAGGCGCACAATGGGCCGACCACTGAGACCCAGGAGGGAGATGAG gaGCCAGAGCACGGTGCTGGTCGTACGGGCACAGTGAGCAGTGTGGGCAGTAATCAGTCCATTCCCAGCATGTCCATCAGCGCAAGTTCTCAAAGCAGTTCAGTGAACAGCATTCCCGATGCTGCTGATGACAAGAGTGACCTGGACCTGGAGAAAGACCACACTGTTATGTCTAATAGTTCGGTCATACACCTGAAGCCT GAAGAACAGGAAGTTTACCCTGAGGATCCTGAAACGCGCCCTCATCCCTCAGAAGCCCAGGCGGCACCCGCACAGCCCCCACAACGCAAACACCATCGCAACCGCGAGCACTTTGCCACCATCCGCACAGCCTCTCTG GTGACACGACAGATGCAGGAACATGAGCAGGACTCTGAGCTAAGGGAGCAGATGTCCGGTTACAAGCGCATGAGACGGCAGCACCAGAAGCACCTCATGGCACTGGAGAACAAACTGAAAGCGGAGATGGATGAACACAGGCTGAGACTGGACAAAGAGCTGGAGGCCCAGCGGAACAGCTTTGCCGCTGAGATGGAGAAACTTGTGAAGAAAAACCAAGCATCCATAGAGAAAGAT GCCAAGTCATTTGCCAATGATGAGAAGAAATTCCAACAGCACATTCAAGCACAGCAAAAGAAAGAGCTTAGTAGCTTCCTGGAGTCACAGAAACGAGAGTACAAACTGAGAAAGGAACAACTGAAAGAG GAGCTAAATGAGAACCAGTCCACCCCTAAGAAAGAGAAGCAGGAGTGGCTTTCAAAGCAGAAGGAGAACTTTCAGCACTACCAGGCAGAGGAGGAAGCCAACCTGCTCCGTCGTCAGCGGCAGTACCTGGAGCTGGAATGTCGGCGCTTTAAAAGGCGAATCCTCACTGCAAAACACAATGTAGAGCAAGACCTTGTACGGGAG GAGCTAAATAAGCGGCAGACACAGAAAGATCTGGAACATGCCATGCTGCTCCGCCATCATGAGTCAATGCAGGAGCTAGAGGTGAGGCAGCTGGGCACCATCCAGAAGATGCGCACGGAGTTGATCCGCTTGCAGCATCAGACTGAACTCACCAACCAGCTAGAGTACAACAAACGCAGAGAGCGTGAGCTACGCCGCAAACATGTCATGGAGGTTCGGCAACAGCCCAAGAGCCTCAAG TCTAAAGAGCTGCAGATCAAGAAACAGTTCCAGGACACATGTAAAATCCAGACACGGCAGTATAAGGCCCTGCGCAACCACCTCCTGGAGACCACACCCAAGTCTGACCACAAGGCTGTGTTGAAGAGACTAAAGGAGGAGCAGACCCGGAAATTAGCTATCCTTGCAGAGCAGTATGACCATTCCATCAATGACATGCTCTCCACACAAGCT CTGCGATTGGACGAGGCACAGGAGGCTGAATGTCAGGTGCTAAAGATGCAGCTACAGCAGGAGCTGGAGTTGCTAAATGCTTATCAGAGCAAGATCAAGATGCAGACAGATGCACAGCACGATCGTGAGAGGAAAGAGCTGGAGCAGAGGGTTTCGCTGAGAAGGGCTCTTCTTGAGCAGAAG ATTGAAGAAGAGATGGTTACCCTGCAAAATGAGCGCTCGGAACGAATCCGCAGTCTTTTAGAGAAGCAGGCCCGGGAGACCGAGGCGTTTGACTCTGAAAGCATGCGTCTGGGCTTCAGCAACATGGTGCTCTCCAGCCTGGCCTCATCCGACGGCCACAGCCACAGCTTTCCGGGGGCTCAGAGTAACTGGGGCTCCCAGCATGGTGCAGGCTCTCAGGGGTCACACTGGAGCGGGCACCATAGCGGCAGCCAGCAcggccaccaccaccaccaccaccaccaccaccatcacCACCCAAGCCACAGTGACTCTATCCAGCAGCCTTGGGGTCACGGCCTACCTTCAGGGGGGACGCCTCCCTGGGTGCACCACGGGTCTGGGGGCAGTCAGCGCTCGAGCGGTGGAAGTGGTGGGCTACGGAACAGTCCCCAGGCGGTACGGCGGGCCACCTCGGGGGGCCGCAGTGAGCAGGGGATGAGCAGGAGTGCCAGCATCGCCTCTCAGATTTCCAATGGCTCGCACTTGTCCTACACGTAA